A genomic window from Silene latifolia isolate original U9 population chromosome Y, ASM4854445v1, whole genome shotgun sequence includes:
- the LOC141627029 gene encoding signaling peptide TAXIMIN 1-like, translating into MCCGDCRPLGFLLGLPFAFLALLVSIVGVIVWIVGYFSFTYIFSLCPCCFCVTVLVELALELIKAPLHVMEWFTSKIPC; encoded by the exons ATGTGTTGTGGTGATTGCAGGCCATTGGGGTTTCTATTGGGTCTACCCTTCGCATTCTTGGCCCTTCTTGTCTCCATTGTCGGCGTTATCGTCTGGATCGTCGGGTATTTTTCATTCACTTATATATTCTCC TTATGTCCGTGTTGTTTCTGTGTGACGGTGCTTGTGGAATTGGCACTTGAATTGATTAAAGCACCTCTTCATGTCATGGAGTGGTTTACTTCTAAGATCCCTTGTTAA